A region from the Musa acuminata AAA Group cultivar baxijiao chromosome BXJ1-10, Cavendish_Baxijiao_AAA, whole genome shotgun sequence genome encodes:
- the LOC135586914 gene encoding dof zinc finger protein DOF5.6-like isoform X3 gives MDASSDWLKQGMVQEDSGTNSSSPSSELISCSRPPVMDKRLRPQHDQALKCPRCDSTHTKFCYYNNYSLSQPRYFCKTCRRYWTKGGTLRNVPVGGGCRKNKRPNAKKTADLFHPTASQFQDATLQALHQSFPLVQLSHLESLTYTPRNIDFTECKYNLMLDNTMDGLDLMDTKFGAMFPRSHLPLGGGIAGLGEASHGFTSAGFHGSNACGFSIDGNHAAFMETCQKLALPLEGREEANAVDVKPSDRILSMEWQDQCCADAGREAMGCSDGLGSWSGMMNGHGSSATM, from the exons ATGGACGCCTCTTCCGACTGGCTAAAG CAGGGCATGGTTCAAGAGGACAGCGGGACGAATTCCTCCTCCCCGTCCAGCGAACTGATCTCATGCTCAAGGCCGCCGGTCATGGACAAAAGGCTGCGGCCGCAACATGATCAGGCCCTCAAGTGCCCCCGGTGTGACTCGACtcacaccaagttctgctactataACAACTACAGCCTGTCTCAGCCGAGGTACTTCTGCAAGACATGCAGGAGGTATTGGACTAAAGGTGGAACGCTTCGGAATGTGCCTGTCGGCGGCGGCTGCCGGAAGAACAAGCGCCCGAATGCTAAGAAGACAGCCGACCTGTTTCATCCGACGGCCTCGCAGTTCCAGGACGCAACCCTGCAGGCTCTCCACCAATCCTTTCCCTTGGTGCAACTGTCGCATCTCGAGTCACTGACCTATACTCCCCGGAACATCGATTTCACGGAGTGCAAGTACAACCTGATGCTCGACAACACTATGGATGGTCTCGATCTCATGGATACAAAGTTCGGAGCCATGTTTCCTAGGAGCCATCTTCCCTTGGGCGGAGGCATAGCAGGCCTCGGAGAAGCAAGCCATGGATTCACCTCAGCCGGCTTCCATGGCTCGAACGCTTGTGGCTTCTCCATCGATGGGAACCATGCGGCCTTCATGGAGACATGTCAGAAGCTGGCACTCCCCTTGGAAGGGCGCGAGGAGGCAAATGCGGTGGATGTCAAGCCCAGCGATAGGATTCTATCGATGGAGTGGCAAGATCAGTGTTGTGCCGATGCTGGACGTGAAGCAATGGGTTGCTCCGATGGCCTTGGATCGTGGAGTGGGATGATGAACGGACATGGCTCCTCGGCGACCATGTGA
- the LOC135586914 gene encoding dof zinc finger protein DOF5.6-like isoform X4, translating into MDASSDWLKGMVQEDSGTNSSSPSSELISCSRPPVMDKRLRPQHDQALKCPRCDSTHTKFCYYNNYSLSQPRYFCKTCRRYWTKGGTLRNVPVGGGCRKNKRPNAKKTADLFHPTASQFQDATLQALHQSFPLVQLSHLESLTYTPRNIDFTECKYNLMLDNTMDGLDLMDTKFGAMFPRSHLPLGGGIAGLGEASHGFTSAGFHGSNACGFSIDGNHAAFMETCQKLALPLEGREEANAVDVKPSDRILSMEWQDQCCADAGREAMGCSDGLGSWSGMMNGHGSSATM; encoded by the exons ATGGACGCCTCTTCCGACTGGCTAAAG GGCATGGTTCAAGAGGACAGCGGGACGAATTCCTCCTCCCCGTCCAGCGAACTGATCTCATGCTCAAGGCCGCCGGTCATGGACAAAAGGCTGCGGCCGCAACATGATCAGGCCCTCAAGTGCCCCCGGTGTGACTCGACtcacaccaagttctgctactataACAACTACAGCCTGTCTCAGCCGAGGTACTTCTGCAAGACATGCAGGAGGTATTGGACTAAAGGTGGAACGCTTCGGAATGTGCCTGTCGGCGGCGGCTGCCGGAAGAACAAGCGCCCGAATGCTAAGAAGACAGCCGACCTGTTTCATCCGACGGCCTCGCAGTTCCAGGACGCAACCCTGCAGGCTCTCCACCAATCCTTTCCCTTGGTGCAACTGTCGCATCTCGAGTCACTGACCTATACTCCCCGGAACATCGATTTCACGGAGTGCAAGTACAACCTGATGCTCGACAACACTATGGATGGTCTCGATCTCATGGATACAAAGTTCGGAGCCATGTTTCCTAGGAGCCATCTTCCCTTGGGCGGAGGCATAGCAGGCCTCGGAGAAGCAAGCCATGGATTCACCTCAGCCGGCTTCCATGGCTCGAACGCTTGTGGCTTCTCCATCGATGGGAACCATGCGGCCTTCATGGAGACATGTCAGAAGCTGGCACTCCCCTTGGAAGGGCGCGAGGAGGCAAATGCGGTGGATGTCAAGCCCAGCGATAGGATTCTATCGATGGAGTGGCAAGATCAGTGTTGTGCCGATGCTGGACGTGAAGCAATGGGTTGCTCCGATGGCCTTGGATCGTGGAGTGGGATGATGAACGGACATGGCTCCTCGGCGACCATGTGA
- the LOC135586914 gene encoding dof zinc finger protein DOF5.6-like isoform X1 — protein sequence MSTPPMQICMDASSDWLKQGMVQEDSGTNSSSPSSELISCSRPPVMDKRLRPQHDQALKCPRCDSTHTKFCYYNNYSLSQPRYFCKTCRRYWTKGGTLRNVPVGGGCRKNKRPNAKKTADLFHPTASQFQDATLQALHQSFPLVQLSHLESLTYTPRNIDFTECKYNLMLDNTMDGLDLMDTKFGAMFPRSHLPLGGGIAGLGEASHGFTSAGFHGSNACGFSIDGNHAAFMETCQKLALPLEGREEANAVDVKPSDRILSMEWQDQCCADAGREAMGCSDGLGSWSGMMNGHGSSATM from the exons ATGTCAACTCCTCCGATGCAGATTTGCATGGACGCCTCTTCCGACTGGCTAAAG CAGGGCATGGTTCAAGAGGACAGCGGGACGAATTCCTCCTCCCCGTCCAGCGAACTGATCTCATGCTCAAGGCCGCCGGTCATGGACAAAAGGCTGCGGCCGCAACATGATCAGGCCCTCAAGTGCCCCCGGTGTGACTCGACtcacaccaagttctgctactataACAACTACAGCCTGTCTCAGCCGAGGTACTTCTGCAAGACATGCAGGAGGTATTGGACTAAAGGTGGAACGCTTCGGAATGTGCCTGTCGGCGGCGGCTGCCGGAAGAACAAGCGCCCGAATGCTAAGAAGACAGCCGACCTGTTTCATCCGACGGCCTCGCAGTTCCAGGACGCAACCCTGCAGGCTCTCCACCAATCCTTTCCCTTGGTGCAACTGTCGCATCTCGAGTCACTGACCTATACTCCCCGGAACATCGATTTCACGGAGTGCAAGTACAACCTGATGCTCGACAACACTATGGATGGTCTCGATCTCATGGATACAAAGTTCGGAGCCATGTTTCCTAGGAGCCATCTTCCCTTGGGCGGAGGCATAGCAGGCCTCGGAGAAGCAAGCCATGGATTCACCTCAGCCGGCTTCCATGGCTCGAACGCTTGTGGCTTCTCCATCGATGGGAACCATGCGGCCTTCATGGAGACATGTCAGAAGCTGGCACTCCCCTTGGAAGGGCGCGAGGAGGCAAATGCGGTGGATGTCAAGCCCAGCGATAGGATTCTATCGATGGAGTGGCAAGATCAGTGTTGTGCCGATGCTGGACGTGAAGCAATGGGTTGCTCCGATGGCCTTGGATCGTGGAGTGGGATGATGAACGGACATGGCTCCTCGGCGACCATGTGA
- the LOC135586914 gene encoding dof zinc finger protein DOF5.6-like isoform X2, translating into MSTPPMQICMDASSDWLKGMVQEDSGTNSSSPSSELISCSRPPVMDKRLRPQHDQALKCPRCDSTHTKFCYYNNYSLSQPRYFCKTCRRYWTKGGTLRNVPVGGGCRKNKRPNAKKTADLFHPTASQFQDATLQALHQSFPLVQLSHLESLTYTPRNIDFTECKYNLMLDNTMDGLDLMDTKFGAMFPRSHLPLGGGIAGLGEASHGFTSAGFHGSNACGFSIDGNHAAFMETCQKLALPLEGREEANAVDVKPSDRILSMEWQDQCCADAGREAMGCSDGLGSWSGMMNGHGSSATM; encoded by the exons ATGTCAACTCCTCCGATGCAGATTTGCATGGACGCCTCTTCCGACTGGCTAAAG GGCATGGTTCAAGAGGACAGCGGGACGAATTCCTCCTCCCCGTCCAGCGAACTGATCTCATGCTCAAGGCCGCCGGTCATGGACAAAAGGCTGCGGCCGCAACATGATCAGGCCCTCAAGTGCCCCCGGTGTGACTCGACtcacaccaagttctgctactataACAACTACAGCCTGTCTCAGCCGAGGTACTTCTGCAAGACATGCAGGAGGTATTGGACTAAAGGTGGAACGCTTCGGAATGTGCCTGTCGGCGGCGGCTGCCGGAAGAACAAGCGCCCGAATGCTAAGAAGACAGCCGACCTGTTTCATCCGACGGCCTCGCAGTTCCAGGACGCAACCCTGCAGGCTCTCCACCAATCCTTTCCCTTGGTGCAACTGTCGCATCTCGAGTCACTGACCTATACTCCCCGGAACATCGATTTCACGGAGTGCAAGTACAACCTGATGCTCGACAACACTATGGATGGTCTCGATCTCATGGATACAAAGTTCGGAGCCATGTTTCCTAGGAGCCATCTTCCCTTGGGCGGAGGCATAGCAGGCCTCGGAGAAGCAAGCCATGGATTCACCTCAGCCGGCTTCCATGGCTCGAACGCTTGTGGCTTCTCCATCGATGGGAACCATGCGGCCTTCATGGAGACATGTCAGAAGCTGGCACTCCCCTTGGAAGGGCGCGAGGAGGCAAATGCGGTGGATGTCAAGCCCAGCGATAGGATTCTATCGATGGAGTGGCAAGATCAGTGTTGTGCCGATGCTGGACGTGAAGCAATGGGTTGCTCCGATGGCCTTGGATCGTGGAGTGGGATGATGAACGGACATGGCTCCTCGGCGACCATGTGA